Proteins from one Plodia interpunctella isolate USDA-ARS_2022_Savannah chromosome 7, ilPloInte3.2, whole genome shotgun sequence genomic window:
- the LOC128671245 gene encoding uncharacterized protein LOC128671245 isoform X1 produces the protein MLVSDLNFQKQFFISMIPLKLNGSHPNIPRNRFWVGKTFVLMINLAIIMWLLFNAVFNHDIPDRNYSDMCGNSIMLLIGTNTIIKFWFLHYNRKYMAELFQFVENDYELSKYLSEEEKEIVIKHVKISITVTKHSLFSFFNGFIFFIRAVSLMSYYTWKGQFRLVHMYDIALPGQYNERRNDPMVYFFCLYCATFFGVYASTMNTAFEPLVPITLLHIKGQVQICSNRMKELFTKNKNPEEVYREIKWVNLKLQKLYNVLEGLNTKFGPLYEFTLKVNTGLFPLISFRVVQGIVDRNVRIEFVSFFINLIFHSFVPCEYSERLLGESEQLREAIYSCNWENHTDKKVRTSIIIMLARTQKAMHFMSIFHPICRDTFSLVCRQSYTIFNVIYAAWM, from the exons atgttGGTATCCGatctaaattttcaaaaacaattcTTCATATCCATGATTCCGCTCAAGCTAAACGGTTCGCACCCAAACATACCTCGAAATAGATTTTGGGTAGGAAAAACTTTTGTACTAATGATCAATTTAGCGATCATAATGTGGTTACTTTTTAATGCGGTGTTTAATCACGACATACCTGATAGAAATTATTCTGATATGTGTGGAAATTCCATCATGTTACTTATTGGCACGAACACCATTATCAAATTCTGGTTCCTTCATTACAATCGGAAGTACATGGCTGAACTGTTTCAATTTGTTGAAAATGATTACGagctaagtaaatatttatctgagGAAGAAAaggaaattgttattaaacacGTTAAGATTAGCATTACAGTTACAAAACACTCGCTTTTCAGTTTCtttaatggttttattttttttatacgtgcAGTGAGTTTAATGAGTTATTACACATGGAAAGGACAATTCCGTTTAGTTCATATGTATGATATAGCATTACCAGGACAATATAACGAGCGGAGGAATGATCCCAtggtttatttcttttgtttgtattgtgcTACATTTTTTGGAGTTTATGCGTCCACAATGAATACTGCTTTTGAACCATTGGTTCCAATAACTCTTTTACACATAAAAGGTCAAGTTCAAATATGTAGCAACAGAATGAAggaattatttactaaaaataaaaatccggAAGAAGTTTATCGAGAAATAAAATGGGTTAATTTAAAGCTGCAAAAATTGTACAATGTTTTGGAGGGATTGAACACAAAATTCGGACCCCTATATGAATTTACTTTGAAAGTAAATACGGGACTGTTCCCATTAATTTCTTTTCGTGTAGTGCAG GGTATCGTCGACAGAAATGTGAGAATAGAATTCGtatcatttttcataaatttgattttccaTTCTTTTGTACCCTGTGAGTACAGTGAGCGCCTATTGGGtgaa AGTGAACAATTACGAGAAGCTATATATTCCTGCAATTGGGAAAATCATACAGATAAGAAAGTAAGAACATCGATTATAATAATGCTTGCGCGGACACAGAAGGCTATGCATTTTATGAGTATATTTCATCCTATCTGCAGGGACACCTTCTCTTTG gTATGCCGTCAAAGTTACACCattttcaatgttatttacGCAGCGTGGATGTAA
- the LOC128671245 gene encoding uncharacterized protein LOC128671245 isoform X2 translates to MLVSDLNFQKQFFISMIPLKLNGSHPNIPRNRFWVGKTFVLMINLAIIMWLLFNAVFNHDIPDRNYSDMCGNSIMLLIGTNTIIKFWFLHYNRKYMAELFQFVENDYELSKYLSEEEKEIVIKHVKISITVTKHSLFSFFNGFIFFIRAVSLMSYYTWKGQFRLVHMYDIALPGQYNERRNDPMVYFFCLYCATFFGVYASTMNTAFEPLVPITLLHIKGQVQICSNRMKELFTKNKNPEEVYREIKWVNLKLQKLYNVLEGLNTKFGPLYEFTLKVNTGLFPLISFRVVQSEQLREAIYSCNWENHTDKKVRTSIIIMLARTQKAMHFMSIFHPICRDTFSLVCRQSYTIFNVIYAAWM, encoded by the exons atgttGGTATCCGatctaaattttcaaaaacaattcTTCATATCCATGATTCCGCTCAAGCTAAACGGTTCGCACCCAAACATACCTCGAAATAGATTTTGGGTAGGAAAAACTTTTGTACTAATGATCAATTTAGCGATCATAATGTGGTTACTTTTTAATGCGGTGTTTAATCACGACATACCTGATAGAAATTATTCTGATATGTGTGGAAATTCCATCATGTTACTTATTGGCACGAACACCATTATCAAATTCTGGTTCCTTCATTACAATCGGAAGTACATGGCTGAACTGTTTCAATTTGTTGAAAATGATTACGagctaagtaaatatttatctgagGAAGAAAaggaaattgttattaaacacGTTAAGATTAGCATTACAGTTACAAAACACTCGCTTTTCAGTTTCtttaatggttttattttttttatacgtgcAGTGAGTTTAATGAGTTATTACACATGGAAAGGACAATTCCGTTTAGTTCATATGTATGATATAGCATTACCAGGACAATATAACGAGCGGAGGAATGATCCCAtggtttatttcttttgtttgtattgtgcTACATTTTTTGGAGTTTATGCGTCCACAATGAATACTGCTTTTGAACCATTGGTTCCAATAACTCTTTTACACATAAAAGGTCAAGTTCAAATATGTAGCAACAGAATGAAggaattatttactaaaaataaaaatccggAAGAAGTTTATCGAGAAATAAAATGGGTTAATTTAAAGCTGCAAAAATTGTACAATGTTTTGGAGGGATTGAACACAAAATTCGGACCCCTATATGAATTTACTTTGAAAGTAAATACGGGACTGTTCCCATTAATTTCTTTTCGTGTAGTGCAG AGTGAACAATTACGAGAAGCTATATATTCCTGCAATTGGGAAAATCATACAGATAAGAAAGTAAGAACATCGATTATAATAATGCTTGCGCGGACACAGAAGGCTATGCATTTTATGAGTATATTTCATCCTATCTGCAGGGACACCTTCTCTTTG gTATGCCGTCAAAGTTACACCattttcaatgttatttacGCAGCGTGGATGTAA
- the LOC128671245 gene encoding uncharacterized protein LOC128671245 isoform X3, translating into MSYYTWKGQFRLVHMYDIALPGQYNERRNDPMVYFFCLYCATFFGVYASTMNTAFEPLVPITLLHIKGQVQICSNRMKELFTKNKNPEEVYREIKWVNLKLQKLYNVLEGLNTKFGPLYEFTLKVNTGLFPLISFRVVQGIVDRNVRIEFVSFFINLIFHSFVPCEYSERLLGESEQLREAIYSCNWENHTDKKVRTSIIIMLARTQKAMHFMSIFHPICRDTFSLVCRQSYTIFNVIYAAWM; encoded by the exons ATGAGTTATTACACATGGAAAGGACAATTCCGTTTAGTTCATATGTATGATATAGCATTACCAGGACAATATAACGAGCGGAGGAATGATCCCAtggtttatttcttttgtttgtattgtgcTACATTTTTTGGAGTTTATGCGTCCACAATGAATACTGCTTTTGAACCATTGGTTCCAATAACTCTTTTACACATAAAAGGTCAAGTTCAAATATGTAGCAACAGAATGAAggaattatttactaaaaataaaaatccggAAGAAGTTTATCGAGAAATAAAATGGGTTAATTTAAAGCTGCAAAAATTGTACAATGTTTTGGAGGGATTGAACACAAAATTCGGACCCCTATATGAATTTACTTTGAAAGTAAATACGGGACTGTTCCCATTAATTTCTTTTCGTGTAGTGCAG GGTATCGTCGACAGAAATGTGAGAATAGAATTCGtatcatttttcataaatttgattttccaTTCTTTTGTACCCTGTGAGTACAGTGAGCGCCTATTGGGtgaa AGTGAACAATTACGAGAAGCTATATATTCCTGCAATTGGGAAAATCATACAGATAAGAAAGTAAGAACATCGATTATAATAATGCTTGCGCGGACACAGAAGGCTATGCATTTTATGAGTATATTTCATCCTATCTGCAGGGACACCTTCTCTTTG gTATGCCGTCAAAGTTACACCattttcaatgttatttacGCAGCGTGGATGTAA
- the LOC128671384 gene encoding arylsulfatase B-like isoform X1, whose product MNLMYILFFIVTTVFVVVSCEEERKRPNIVFIIADDLGWDDVSFHGSDQIQTPNIDLLAYSGVVLERYYSHCLCTPSRAALLTGKYAHRLGMQGYPIGFSEDRGIPVEEKLLPQYLKELGYATHMVGKWHSGGSRREYLPTERGFDSFFGHVGGFIDYYEYTSEEPWPSGKVSGMALYKNLTPAWDVEGYITDVYTEKATSIIRNHDKSKPLFLNVAHNAPHAGNPGAVLQASPKDVSAMRHVESPGRRIFAAMVKKLDDSIGDIMAALLEKGMLQNSIIAFVSDNGGMSSGQTMNYASNWPLRGLKMTPFEGGVRVAGLLWTRQINHHLLKGYMHAVDWLPTLLRAVGADVPSGIDGIDLWDEITLNKVSPRNEIFDITDDTAPINYSAIVSGPYKLVTGDVVLSYSNYQGEDLRGVIGDIPLYNKSLKESKMFTVLEKIGKPFNVADIDLRYKMKIDCKGKERNSGSACYPQNGKVVCLFNIIDDPCETTDISEKYPDLVKDLTERLQVELKQRIPRTHGYFDARSTPSLFNYTWTTFIDYYYHVQST is encoded by the exons atgaatcttatgtatattttattttttattgtgaccACAGTTTTTGTGGTAGTAAGTTGTGAAGAAGAACGGAAACGGCCTAATATAGTGTTTATTATTGCTGATGATTTG GGTTGGGATGACGTGAGTTTCCACGGGTCAGACCAGATCCAGACGCCCAACATCGACCTGCTGGCGTACTCGGGAGTGGTCCTGGAGAGGTACTACTCCCACTGTCTGTGCACGCCTTCTCGAGCTGCCCTCCTCACTGGGAAATATGCTCATCGTCTTG GCATGCAAGGTTATCCGATAGGTTTCAGTGAAGATCGAGGAATCCCGGTAGAAGAAAAACTTCTGCCGCAGTATCTGAAGGAGTTAGGCTATGCGACCCATATGGTGGGGAAGTGGCACAGTGGGGGCTCCCGAAGAGAGTATCTTCCTACAGAACGGGGATTCGATTCTTTCTTCGGTCATGTTGGCGGATTTATAGATTATTATGAATACACTAGCGAGGAAcct TGGCCTTCTGGTAAAGTGTCTGGAATGGCTCTGTATAAAAATCTAACCCCTGCATGGGACGTCGAAGGCTATATTACTGACGTTTACACGGAAAAGGCCACATCAA tCATAAGAAATCACGACAAGTCAAAGCCCCTATTTCTGAACGTAGCTCATAACGCGCCGCACGCTGGCAACCCAGGCGCCGTCTTGCAGGCGTCCCCGAAAGACGTGAGTGCCATGCGTCACGTGGAGTCGCCGGGACGCAGGATCTTTGCAG CAATGGTAAAAAAACTAGATGATAGCATCGGTGATATCATGGCGGCTCTTCTAGAAAAAGGAATGTTGCAAAACTCCATAATTGCATTTGTTTCTGACAATGGGGGCATGAGCTCTGGCCAAACAATGAATTATGCATCCAATTGGCCTTTGAGAGGGCTAAAGATGACTCCTTTTGAAGGAGGCGTTAGGGTCGCCGGACTTTTATGGACCCgacaaataaatcatcatcTATTAAAAGGTTACATGCATGCTGTAGATTGGCTCCCAACTTTACTGAGAGCAGTAGGAGCTGACGTTCCTTCAGGAATAGATGGCATTGACCTCTGGGATGAAATAACACTAAATAAAGTTTCGCcaagaaatgaaattttcgATATCACTGATGACACCGCTCCGATTAATTATTCTGCTATTGTATCAGGACCATATAAACTAGTGACTGGCGATGTTGTATTAAGTTACAGCAATTATCAGGGAGAAGATTTAAGAGGTGTTATTGGAGATATTCCTTTGTATAATAAGTCTCTCAAAGAGAGTAAAATGTTTACCGTTTTGGAAAAAATCGGAAAACCGTTCAATGTGGCAGACATTGATCTtagatataaaatgaaaatagattGTAAAGGAAAAGAACGCAATAGCGGCAGTGCTTGCTATCCTCAAAACG GTAAAGTGGTATGTCTATTTAACATAATTGATGATCCGTGTGAGACCACGGATATATCGGAAAAGTATCCAGATCTCGTGAAGGATCTAACGGAACGTCTTCAAGTTGAACTGAAGCAGAGAATACCAAGAACCCACGGGTATTTTGATGCCAGATCGACACCAAgtctatttaattatacatggaccacatttattgattattattaccaTGTCCAATCTACGtag
- the LOC128671384 gene encoding arylsulfatase J-like isoform X2: MQGYPIGFSEDRGIPVEEKLLPQYLKELGYATHMVGKWHSGGSRREYLPTERGFDSFFGHVGGFIDYYEYTSEEPWPSGKVSGMALYKNLTPAWDVEGYITDVYTEKATSIIRNHDKSKPLFLNVAHNAPHAGNPGAVLQASPKDVSAMRHVESPGRRIFAAMVKKLDDSIGDIMAALLEKGMLQNSIIAFVSDNGGMSSGQTMNYASNWPLRGLKMTPFEGGVRVAGLLWTRQINHHLLKGYMHAVDWLPTLLRAVGADVPSGIDGIDLWDEITLNKVSPRNEIFDITDDTAPINYSAIVSGPYKLVTGDVVLSYSNYQGEDLRGVIGDIPLYNKSLKESKMFTVLEKIGKPFNVADIDLRYKMKIDCKGKERNSGSACYPQNGKVVCLFNIIDDPCETTDISEKYPDLVKDLTERLQVELKQRIPRTHGYFDARSTPSLFNYTWTTFIDYYYHVQST, from the exons ATGCAAGGTTATCCGATAGGTTTCAGTGAAGATCGAGGAATCCCGGTAGAAGAAAAACTTCTGCCGCAGTATCTGAAGGAGTTAGGCTATGCGACCCATATGGTGGGGAAGTGGCACAGTGGGGGCTCCCGAAGAGAGTATCTTCCTACAGAACGGGGATTCGATTCTTTCTTCGGTCATGTTGGCGGATTTATAGATTATTATGAATACACTAGCGAGGAAcct TGGCCTTCTGGTAAAGTGTCTGGAATGGCTCTGTATAAAAATCTAACCCCTGCATGGGACGTCGAAGGCTATATTACTGACGTTTACACGGAAAAGGCCACATCAA tCATAAGAAATCACGACAAGTCAAAGCCCCTATTTCTGAACGTAGCTCATAACGCGCCGCACGCTGGCAACCCAGGCGCCGTCTTGCAGGCGTCCCCGAAAGACGTGAGTGCCATGCGTCACGTGGAGTCGCCGGGACGCAGGATCTTTGCAG CAATGGTAAAAAAACTAGATGATAGCATCGGTGATATCATGGCGGCTCTTCTAGAAAAAGGAATGTTGCAAAACTCCATAATTGCATTTGTTTCTGACAATGGGGGCATGAGCTCTGGCCAAACAATGAATTATGCATCCAATTGGCCTTTGAGAGGGCTAAAGATGACTCCTTTTGAAGGAGGCGTTAGGGTCGCCGGACTTTTATGGACCCgacaaataaatcatcatcTATTAAAAGGTTACATGCATGCTGTAGATTGGCTCCCAACTTTACTGAGAGCAGTAGGAGCTGACGTTCCTTCAGGAATAGATGGCATTGACCTCTGGGATGAAATAACACTAAATAAAGTTTCGCcaagaaatgaaattttcgATATCACTGATGACACCGCTCCGATTAATTATTCTGCTATTGTATCAGGACCATATAAACTAGTGACTGGCGATGTTGTATTAAGTTACAGCAATTATCAGGGAGAAGATTTAAGAGGTGTTATTGGAGATATTCCTTTGTATAATAAGTCTCTCAAAGAGAGTAAAATGTTTACCGTTTTGGAAAAAATCGGAAAACCGTTCAATGTGGCAGACATTGATCTtagatataaaatgaaaatagattGTAAAGGAAAAGAACGCAATAGCGGCAGTGCTTGCTATCCTCAAAACG GTAAAGTGGTATGTCTATTTAACATAATTGATGATCCGTGTGAGACCACGGATATATCGGAAAAGTATCCAGATCTCGTGAAGGATCTAACGGAACGTCTTCAAGTTGAACTGAAGCAGAGAATACCAAGAACCCACGGGTATTTTGATGCCAGATCGACACCAAgtctatttaattatacatggaccacatttattgattattattaccaTGTCCAATCTACGtag
- the LOC128671383 gene encoding arylsulfatase J-like isoform X1, producing the protein MWYRLLLKIHLQHPVKMGLIYVFISVVIAIIVVVTGEKSGRPNIVFIIADDLGWDDVSFHGSDQIQTPNIDLLAYSGVVLERYYSHCLCTPSRAALLTGKFAHHLGMQGYPLTNGEDRGLPLTEKILPQYLKELGYSTHLVGKWHSGNSRKKYFPNERGFDSFFGHISGYIDYYEYVLEETWDSGKVSGFALYRNFTPAWDVEGYITDVYTEEAVSIIKNHDVTKPLFLNIAHNAPHSGNQASLMQAPPEDVRAMRHVELPERRTLAAMLKKLDESIGNIVEALLNKDMLQNTIIAFVSDNGGMTTGDPDYSVNYGSNWPLRGFKMSPFEGGIRVVGLLWTPTLTHHLWKGRMHVVDWLPTLLKAAGADDIPDGIDGIDLWNQITTNADTSRNDIFEIDDYTGFAAIIAGDYKLVTANVSLSNSDYQGDDLRGVIGEAPPYEDTIRKSKMYSILEKIGKPFNMDNIDLREKIRVDCKGRERNSSTACYPLNGKVCLLNIKEDPCESTDLSELYPDLVKELTDRLKAEIESRVPRTAPVFRDPRAAPKLFNYTWTYFADYF; encoded by the exons ATGTGGTATcgattattattgaaaatacacTTGCAGCATCCAgtcaa GATGGGTCTGATATATGTTTTCATAAGTGTTGTGATTGCGATTATAGTAGTTGTGACTGGAGAAAAAAGTGGCCGgccaaatattgttttcattatagCTGATGATTTG GGTTGGGACGACGTGAGTTTCCATGGCTCAGACCAGATCCAGACGCCCAACATCGACCTGCTGGCGTACTCGGGAGTGGTCCTGGAGAGGTACTACTCCCACTGTCTGTGCACGCCTTCTCGAGCTGCTCTCCTCACTGGGAAATTTGCACATCACCTTG GAATGCAGGGTTATCCTTTGACGAATGGTGAAGATCGCGGATTGCCGTTGACGGAGAAAATACTACCTCAATATCTGAAGGAGTTGGGTTATTCGACACACCTGGTGGGGAAGTGGCACTCTGGGAATTCCCGAAAGAAGTATTTCCCCAATGAACGAGGTTTTGACAGCTTCTTTGGCCATATAAGCGGATATATAGACTATTACGAATATGTGTTGGAGGAAACG tgggATTCTGGCAAAGTATCTGGCTTTGCTTTATACCGGAATTTCACTCCAGCATGGGACGTCGAAGGCTACATCACTGATGTTTATACAGAAGAAGCAGTATCAA TAATAAAAAACCACGACGTAACAAAGCCTCTGTTTCTGAACATCGCTCACAACGCACCGCACTCGGGCAACCAGGCTTCGTTGATGCAGGCTCCCCCTGAGGACGTGAGGGCAATGCGCCACGTCGAGCTGCCCGAACGACGGACACTTGCCG CAATGCTTAAAAAGCTTGATGAGAGTATTGGGAATATTGTAGAAGCTCTGCTCAATAAagatatgttacaaaataccaTTATAGCATTTGTATCAGACAATGGAGGCATGACCACTGGCGATCCTGACTACTCTGTCAATTATGGCTCTAATTGGCCTTTGAGGGGGTTCAAAATGTCGCCTTTCGAGGGAGGTATTAGAGTCGTTGGTCTTTTATGGACACCCACTTTAACTCATCATCTATGGAAAGGTCGTATGCATGTTGTGGACTGGCTCCCGACTTTGTTGAAGGCAGCAGGAGCTGATGATATACCTGATGGAATAGATGGCATTGACCTTTGGAATCAAATTACAACAAACGCAGATACATCTAGAAATGATATATTCGAAATTGATGATTATACAGGTTTTGCTGCGATTATAGCAGGAGATTATAAGTTAGTGACAGCAAATGTGTCTTTAAGCAATAGTGATTACCAAGGAGACGATTTAAGAGGTGTCATAGGTGAAGCTCCTCCATATGAAGATACTATTAGGAAGAGTAAAATGTATTCCATTTTGGAGAAAATTGGAAAACCATTTAACATGGACAATATTGATTTGAGAGAGAAAATTAGGGTTGATTGTAAGGGGAGAGAACGTAACAGTAGTACTGCTTGCTATCCGCTTAATG gTAAAGTGTGTTTACTAAACATCAAGGAAGACCCGTGTGAGAGTACAGATTTATCTGAATTGTACCCAGATCTTGTGAAAGAGTTAACCGATCGTCTAAAAGCTGAAATAGAAAGCAGAGTACCTCGAACTGCCCCTGTGTTCAGAGATCCTAGAGCAGCaccaaaattgtttaattatacgTGGACATATTTTgcagattatttttaa
- the LOC128671383 gene encoding arylsulfatase J-like isoform X3, translated as MAQTRSRRPTSTCWRTREWSWRGMQGYPLTNGEDRGLPLTEKILPQYLKELGYSTHLVGKWHSGNSRKKYFPNERGFDSFFGHISGYIDYYEYVLEETWDSGKVSGFALYRNFTPAWDVEGYITDVYTEEAVSIIKNHDVTKPLFLNIAHNAPHSGNQASLMQAPPEDVRAMRHVELPERRTLAAMLKKLDESIGNIVEALLNKDMLQNTIIAFVSDNGGMTTGDPDYSVNYGSNWPLRGFKMSPFEGGIRVVGLLWTPTLTHHLWKGRMHVVDWLPTLLKAAGADDIPDGIDGIDLWNQITTNADTSRNDIFEIDDYTGFAAIIAGDYKLVTANVSLSNSDYQGDDLRGVIGEAPPYEDTIRKSKMYSILEKIGKPFNMDNIDLREKIRVDCKGRERNSSTACYPLNGKVCLLNIKEDPCESTDLSELYPDLVKELTDRLKAEIESRVPRTAPVFRDPRAAPKLFNYTWTYFADYF; from the exons ATGGCTCAGACCAGATCCAGACGCCCAACATCGACCTGCTGGCGTACTCGGGAGTGGTCCTGGAGAG GAATGCAGGGTTATCCTTTGACGAATGGTGAAGATCGCGGATTGCCGTTGACGGAGAAAATACTACCTCAATATCTGAAGGAGTTGGGTTATTCGACACACCTGGTGGGGAAGTGGCACTCTGGGAATTCCCGAAAGAAGTATTTCCCCAATGAACGAGGTTTTGACAGCTTCTTTGGCCATATAAGCGGATATATAGACTATTACGAATATGTGTTGGAGGAAACG tgggATTCTGGCAAAGTATCTGGCTTTGCTTTATACCGGAATTTCACTCCAGCATGGGACGTCGAAGGCTACATCACTGATGTTTATACAGAAGAAGCAGTATCAA TAATAAAAAACCACGACGTAACAAAGCCTCTGTTTCTGAACATCGCTCACAACGCACCGCACTCGGGCAACCAGGCTTCGTTGATGCAGGCTCCCCCTGAGGACGTGAGGGCAATGCGCCACGTCGAGCTGCCCGAACGACGGACACTTGCCG CAATGCTTAAAAAGCTTGATGAGAGTATTGGGAATATTGTAGAAGCTCTGCTCAATAAagatatgttacaaaataccaTTATAGCATTTGTATCAGACAATGGAGGCATGACCACTGGCGATCCTGACTACTCTGTCAATTATGGCTCTAATTGGCCTTTGAGGGGGTTCAAAATGTCGCCTTTCGAGGGAGGTATTAGAGTCGTTGGTCTTTTATGGACACCCACTTTAACTCATCATCTATGGAAAGGTCGTATGCATGTTGTGGACTGGCTCCCGACTTTGTTGAAGGCAGCAGGAGCTGATGATATACCTGATGGAATAGATGGCATTGACCTTTGGAATCAAATTACAACAAACGCAGATACATCTAGAAATGATATATTCGAAATTGATGATTATACAGGTTTTGCTGCGATTATAGCAGGAGATTATAAGTTAGTGACAGCAAATGTGTCTTTAAGCAATAGTGATTACCAAGGAGACGATTTAAGAGGTGTCATAGGTGAAGCTCCTCCATATGAAGATACTATTAGGAAGAGTAAAATGTATTCCATTTTGGAGAAAATTGGAAAACCATTTAACATGGACAATATTGATTTGAGAGAGAAAATTAGGGTTGATTGTAAGGGGAGAGAACGTAACAGTAGTACTGCTTGCTATCCGCTTAATG gTAAAGTGTGTTTACTAAACATCAAGGAAGACCCGTGTGAGAGTACAGATTTATCTGAATTGTACCCAGATCTTGTGAAAGAGTTAACCGATCGTCTAAAAGCTGAAATAGAAAGCAGAGTACCTCGAACTGCCCCTGTGTTCAGAGATCCTAGAGCAGCaccaaaattgtttaattatacgTGGACATATTTTgcagattatttttaa
- the LOC128671383 gene encoding arylsulfatase J-like isoform X2 encodes MWYRLLLKIHLQHPVKMGLIYVFISVVIAIIVVVTGEKSGRPNIVFIIADDLGWDDVSFHGSDQIQTPNIDLLAYSGVVLERYYSHCLCTPSRAALLTGKFAHHLGMQGYPLTNGEDRGLPLTEKILPQYLKELGYSTHLVGKWHSGNSRKKYFPNERGFDSFFGHISGYIDYYEYVLEETWDSGKVSGFALYRNFTPAWDVEGYITDVYTEEAVSIIKNHDVTKPLFLNIAHNAPHSGNQASLMQAPPEDVRAMRHVELPERRTLAAMLKKLDESIGNIVEALLNKDMLQNTIIAFVSDNGGMTTGDPDYSVNYGSNWPLRGFKMSPFEGGIRVVGLLWTPTLTHHLWKGRMHVVDWLPTLLKAAGADDIPDGIDGIDLWNQITTNADTSRNDIFEIDDYTGFAAIIAGDYKLVTANVSLSNSDYQGDDLRGVIGEAPPYEDTIRKSKMYSILEKIGKPFNMDNIDLREKIRVDCKGRERNSSTACYPLNGEFAIVKCVY; translated from the exons ATGTGGTATcgattattattgaaaatacacTTGCAGCATCCAgtcaa GATGGGTCTGATATATGTTTTCATAAGTGTTGTGATTGCGATTATAGTAGTTGTGACTGGAGAAAAAAGTGGCCGgccaaatattgttttcattatagCTGATGATTTG GGTTGGGACGACGTGAGTTTCCATGGCTCAGACCAGATCCAGACGCCCAACATCGACCTGCTGGCGTACTCGGGAGTGGTCCTGGAGAGGTACTACTCCCACTGTCTGTGCACGCCTTCTCGAGCTGCTCTCCTCACTGGGAAATTTGCACATCACCTTG GAATGCAGGGTTATCCTTTGACGAATGGTGAAGATCGCGGATTGCCGTTGACGGAGAAAATACTACCTCAATATCTGAAGGAGTTGGGTTATTCGACACACCTGGTGGGGAAGTGGCACTCTGGGAATTCCCGAAAGAAGTATTTCCCCAATGAACGAGGTTTTGACAGCTTCTTTGGCCATATAAGCGGATATATAGACTATTACGAATATGTGTTGGAGGAAACG tgggATTCTGGCAAAGTATCTGGCTTTGCTTTATACCGGAATTTCACTCCAGCATGGGACGTCGAAGGCTACATCACTGATGTTTATACAGAAGAAGCAGTATCAA TAATAAAAAACCACGACGTAACAAAGCCTCTGTTTCTGAACATCGCTCACAACGCACCGCACTCGGGCAACCAGGCTTCGTTGATGCAGGCTCCCCCTGAGGACGTGAGGGCAATGCGCCACGTCGAGCTGCCCGAACGACGGACACTTGCCG CAATGCTTAAAAAGCTTGATGAGAGTATTGGGAATATTGTAGAAGCTCTGCTCAATAAagatatgttacaaaataccaTTATAGCATTTGTATCAGACAATGGAGGCATGACCACTGGCGATCCTGACTACTCTGTCAATTATGGCTCTAATTGGCCTTTGAGGGGGTTCAAAATGTCGCCTTTCGAGGGAGGTATTAGAGTCGTTGGTCTTTTATGGACACCCACTTTAACTCATCATCTATGGAAAGGTCGTATGCATGTTGTGGACTGGCTCCCGACTTTGTTGAAGGCAGCAGGAGCTGATGATATACCTGATGGAATAGATGGCATTGACCTTTGGAATCAAATTACAACAAACGCAGATACATCTAGAAATGATATATTCGAAATTGATGATTATACAGGTTTTGCTGCGATTATAGCAGGAGATTATAAGTTAGTGACAGCAAATGTGTCTTTAAGCAATAGTGATTACCAAGGAGACGATTTAAGAGGTGTCATAGGTGAAGCTCCTCCATATGAAGATACTATTAGGAAGAGTAAAATGTATTCCATTTTGGAGAAAATTGGAAAACCATTTAACATGGACAATATTGATTTGAGAGAGAAAATTAGGGTTGATTGTAAGGGGAGAGAACGTAACAGTAGTACTGCTTGCTATCCGCTTAATGGTGAGTTCGCAATA gTAAAGTGTGTTTACTAA